The stretch of DNA GCGGCCAACTGTGACGATCTGCTAGAAGAAAAGAGACCCAAATCTGCAAAAGCCTACTCGTTTCTTTCTAGAATCGTAGTAACTACATGCAGTCTCACGTCCAAGAATCCTGTACACAACCATGTATAGCAGACTAAGAAAACTAACAAGAACCGCTCTCCCGAGCCAAGAAAACTAACTAGAGTTACGTCAAGAACGCTTCTTGATCAGAAGTTCAGAGGCGGACCAAGAATCGTCAAGAACCAAGAAAGCGCGCGCGCGCGCCCCCGTGTCAGCACCCCGGAGCAGTCTTGGCCACCGTCAGCGAGGCATGCGGCGACTGCGGCGTGGCCCAGATGTTGCACACGGGGCAGCGCGGCGAGATGGCCAGCCACCGATCGACGCAGTCCTGGTGGAAGGCGCGGTTGCAGCCGGGGAGGACGCGCACGGCGCGGCCCGGCTCCATGGCGTCGAGGCAGATGGGGCacagcgcctcctcctcgtcgtcgacgGCGGCCTCCGCCTGGACGACCCCGCCAAGCCGCCTCAGCTCCGCCTCCGATAGCCCGTTcttgtcgtcgccgtcgccgtcgccgctcgTGTCCGGCGTGTCGGGCGGCGGGGCGGGAGGTGGGCCCAGCGCCACGGCCTGGAACAGGTAGCAGAGCCAGACTCCGAGCACCCCGAGCAGGCCGATGGCGAGCGACCCCACGGCCAGGAACACCGCCCAGAGCTGCGCCATCCCTCTGTCTCGTCTCG from Triticum dicoccoides isolate Atlit2015 ecotype Zavitan chromosome 6A, WEW_v2.0, whole genome shotgun sequence encodes:
- the LOC119314913 gene encoding E3 ubiquitin-protein ligase ATL23-like, yielding MAQLWAVFLAVGSLAIGLLGVLGVWLCYLFQAVALGPPPAPPPDTPDTSGDGDGDDKNGLSEAELRRLGGVVQAEAAVDDEEEALCPICLDAMEPGRAVRVLPGCNRAFHQDCVDRWLAISPRCPVCNIWATPQSPHASLTVAKTAPGC